The Paenibacillus spongiae nucleotide sequence GGGCAAGACGATTCCTGCCGGCGATGCGACGGGCATGACGGCCATCGTGACGACGGTTACGCAGCAAGGGCCTGTCATCGTGACGGAATGTAAAGGCAAAGTATATGCGGAAGGCGAAGTCGACCGCAATGACTGGACGATCAAAGGCGAGCCGGATACGGAGCTGAAAATTGCGCGTCCCGCTACGGTTGAGCTGACCTGCGCGACGGTCGTCAACCGCATCCCGGATCTGCTGAAGGCACCTGCCGGCTTCCATACAACCGAGAAGATGGCGCCGGCCCGCTACCGGACGTACCCGCTTCACTATTACGTGTAAGCCGGCAAGTAATGCTATATTAGCGGATCATGCATCGATCCTCTGTATCAAGGCTCAAGAGGCGAACGCTATCACTTCTATAGAATGATTCCGCCATTTATGTAGCGATACTCAAAAGCCCGGCCCCGATTTCCTTCGGGGCCGGGCTTTCATGATTTACACGCCTCAGACGATCATTTATTTTTATATTTCTTCCAATCCGGCAGTTCGTCTAATGTAAGGACATAAGGATGGTTGTAGACCTTGGTCAAATGCTCGCGGCTGTTCTGAATGCCGTCATTGATAAATTGTCCTCCCCATGTGACAAACCAGCTCCAATGGGCATGATAGACCTGCAGCAAGTCCGGGTCCGGAATCGGACCGTTCTCGGTAAGCGCAGCCATCTTGCGATCCTGTACCAACGCCTTCAAATTATCGTAACGATTGCTTATCGGACTGTAATCCCTTGCCTGCGGGTAGCTGTCAACGCTGATAATGTCGACAACATCGTCACCCGGATACCATTCCGGTTTCTCCGAGTTCCAGACCCATATTAGATTGCCCAGCTTATGATGATTCGTAAGGCGATCGTACATAAGCCGGTACAGCTTTTTGGCCGGTTCCGGCCCTTTGGCGCCCCACCAGAACCAACCGCCCTCCGCTTCATGCAGCGGTCTCCAGAGGACGGGAACCTTCGCCTTCTCCAGGCGTTTGAGCTGGACGGCGATTGCATCGATGTCTCTTACTAACAATTGATAGTCCTCAGACTGGGGATTATCCATCGCATACCGGACATCGAACGTTGTCGCATCCGTATAGAATCCTCTCCACCACTCTTTTCCGGGCTGGTCGATAAGTCCTTTCGGCGCATTCCAATGCCAGGCAAAGGTTACGATTCCGCCTTGTTCATCCCACTTTAGCGCGTTCTCAATTTCGGTCGAAGCAGTGCCGTATTCGACTCGCGACGGAGAATAACCCATCATATCCAGCCCCAGAACAGCGGGCTTCTTCCCAATATTCGCATACACCCATTCCGCATCGGCTAGGTTTTGTTGGCCCGATAAAATATGGTTGCCGTATTCCGCCCTCAAGAAAGCGTAAAGGGCCTCGGTCTCCTTCATCGATTTTCTCGTAACAAGCGACTTGCCGATCATATGCGGTGGCGGCGACGGCGCTTCCTCAATCGTTATGGCGTCAATTTCATACCAACCCCAGTTATTCACAATACCAATCGTGTTGCTGCCTGCATTCAATAAGATTTTGCCGCCGGACGCATCGGCAAAGCCCACAGAACCCTTCAGCGTCAGCTCGCCGGCTGGCATTCCGTTCAGGACCAAACTCGTATTTTTATCTCCGAAGGGTGAATGATAACGGACGGTCAACTCGTATAATGCGGTTGCCGGCGCGTTGACCGTGATCGTAACGGAATCGGTCTCGCTGTCGAATCCGGTTACGTACCCCGTACCGGAATACCCCGCAGTAGCTGTGGCGGCCGTTACGCCGGACAGCACGCCGTCTTCCGCTTCATAAGTAACGGGAGCCGCTCCCGTATGCACCGACAAAGCAGGGAACAGGGCCGCTGCAAGCGAGGCAATGAGGAGCAGATGGCATAATTTCTTTTTCATTTTGTCATCCTCCTAACATCTCTTTGGAAGCCTCTCGGGAATGCAAGCCATCGACCTGCGGATCGCGAGATTCCGCGAGAGCCATCCTTGTTCATCCGCTGCCAGCGCTACTTGCCGATCGTAATATCGTCGATATACCCTTTGTAGTCCCCCGTGCCCGGACCGGTATCGAAGCCGACCAGAATACGGTCGATCGTTTTGCCGTTCAACCATTGCCCGATATTGCTCCGGACATAATTCCACTTGCCGATGCTCCCGCGCGGGGTACTGGGATGCATGCGGATGCCGTTCTGATCGACGGCGCCGCTGTCTCTGAGCGTACTGCCGTCCGTGAAGATCAAATCCACCATGACATGGCGGCCAAGGTCCTGCTCGGGATAAAACCAATAGCTAAGCTTGGTCGTTGCATCTACCGGAATATCCACATCGAATACTCTGAAATACGCGAACGATGCCGA carries:
- a CDS encoding glycosyl hydrolase, whose protein sequence is MKKKLCHLLLIASLAAALFPALSVHTGAAPVTYEAEDGVLSGVTAATATAGYSGTGYVTGFDSETDSVTITVNAPATALYELTVRYHSPFGDKNTSLVLNGMPAGELTLKGSVGFADASGGKILLNAGSNTIGIVNNWGWYEIDAITIEEAPSPPPHMIGKSLVTRKSMKETEALYAFLRAEYGNHILSGQQNLADAEWVYANIGKKPAVLGLDMMGYSPSRVEYGTASTEIENALKWDEQGGIVTFAWHWNAPKGLIDQPGKEWWRGFYTDATTFDVRYAMDNPQSEDYQLLVRDIDAIAVQLKRLEKAKVPVLWRPLHEAEGGWFWWGAKGPEPAKKLYRLMYDRLTNHHKLGNLIWVWNSEKPEWYPGDDVVDIISVDSYPQARDYSPISNRYDNLKALVQDRKMAALTENGPIPDPDLLQVYHAHWSWFVTWGGQFINDGIQNSREHLTKVYNHPYVLTLDELPDWKKYKNK